In Streptomyces thermolilacinus SPC6, a single genomic region encodes these proteins:
- a CDS encoding hemerythrin domain-containing protein encodes MADDVITMIKTDHRELERLFEMMKKEKSSRPLALPLAVAMLEAHSRAEEEYVYPALAKAGEKEEAEHAAEEHHEAEHMGKHLLELDWESSEFDRELEKWISAVRHHVQEEEQELLPALSEALDSERLHQLGLEFAGQRSEELAGTAVHTGDGQPSKQRGGSSGSGMTRAELYEKARELGVEGRSQMSKDELEEQVREAGGGS; translated from the coding sequence CACCGTGAACTGGAGCGCCTCTTCGAGATGATGAAGAAGGAGAAGAGCTCGCGGCCGCTGGCGCTGCCGCTGGCCGTGGCCATGCTGGAGGCGCACAGCCGGGCCGAGGAGGAGTACGTGTACCCGGCGCTCGCCAAGGCCGGCGAGAAGGAGGAGGCCGAGCACGCCGCCGAGGAGCACCACGAGGCGGAGCACATGGGCAAGCACCTGTTGGAGCTGGACTGGGAGAGCTCCGAGTTCGACCGGGAGCTGGAGAAGTGGATCAGCGCCGTGCGGCACCACGTCCAGGAGGAGGAGCAGGAGCTGCTGCCCGCGCTCAGCGAGGCCCTCGACTCCGAGCGGCTGCACCAGCTGGGGCTGGAGTTCGCCGGGCAGCGGTCCGAGGAGCTCGCCGGGACGGCCGTCCACACCGGTGACGGGCAGCCCTCCAAGCAGCGGGGCGGCAGCAGCGGCAGCGGGATGACGCGTGCCGAGCTGTACGAGAAGGCCCGCGAGCTGGGCGTAGAGGGACGGTCCCAGATGAGCAAGGACGAGCTGGAGGAGCAGGTCCGGGAGGCCGGGGGCGGCAGCTGA
- a CDS encoding ABC transporter substrate-binding protein — translation MSGGGRGPLVGGRQGAGTPVSGGRHGAGALPGGRGPRGGPLGGRGRAYTIVALCLALLAAGVVAGVEWARRWEGSVTLLGNWTGGDEDRFRREVLEPFEREHRIRVVYQGSSAESQVLAADVEAGTPPDVVVMPGPGELAAYAGQGRLEPLDGLFDPDHYDPMWAPEVAGAVHWVPVKADLKSMVWHPGALPEAEVARIARDPGEWCLALESGATSGWPGTDWVEDVLLQQAGWETYQKWATGRLPWTDGAVRKAWTTWGALVGAGDRQRVQRALLANYADPWGGSDPACVKERLEHQASFVRSGAHWMAVRGRYAHAKAVIPGARRDATAWEVAGDLAAMLRDTPGARALIRHLADPGTAQLGFTANRAVPTATYDADPMTGRVDATLRARGTMRCWDASDAMPPAMRDAFHQAALRFLAAPDELPQRLAVLEEMRARHRDAAWLPTVCGNG, via the coding sequence ATGAGCGGCGGGGGACGGGGGCCGCTGGTGGGCGGCCGGCAGGGCGCGGGCACCCCGGTGAGCGGTGGCCGGCACGGCGCGGGCGCGCTGCCGGGCGGCCGGGGGCCGCGCGGTGGGCCGCTGGGCGGCCGGGGGCGTGCGTACACGATCGTGGCGCTCTGCCTGGCGCTGCTCGCCGCCGGTGTGGTCGCCGGGGTGGAGTGGGCGCGTCGCTGGGAGGGCTCGGTGACGCTGCTGGGCAACTGGACCGGCGGCGACGAGGACCGGTTCCGGCGCGAGGTGCTGGAGCCGTTCGAGCGGGAGCACCGCATCCGGGTCGTGTACCAGGGCAGTTCGGCCGAGAGCCAGGTGCTGGCCGCCGACGTGGAGGCGGGCACACCCCCGGACGTGGTGGTCATGCCCGGCCCGGGGGAGCTGGCGGCGTACGCCGGGCAGGGCAGGCTCGAGCCGCTGGACGGCCTGTTCGACCCGGACCACTACGACCCGATGTGGGCGCCCGAGGTGGCGGGCGCCGTCCACTGGGTGCCCGTGAAGGCGGACCTGAAGAGCATGGTGTGGCACCCGGGCGCCCTCCCGGAGGCCGAGGTGGCCCGCATCGCCAGGGACCCGGGGGAGTGGTGCCTCGCCCTGGAGTCCGGCGCCACGTCCGGCTGGCCGGGCACCGACTGGGTGGAGGACGTACTGCTCCAGCAGGCGGGCTGGGAGACGTACCAGAAGTGGGCGACGGGGCGGCTGCCGTGGACGGACGGGGCCGTACGGAAGGCATGGACGACGTGGGGCGCCCTCGTCGGCGCGGGCGACCGGCAGCGCGTCCAGCGGGCGCTGCTCGCCAACTACGCCGACCCGTGGGGCGGTTCGGACCCGGCCTGCGTGAAGGAGCGGCTGGAGCACCAGGCGTCGTTCGTCCGGTCCGGCGCGCACTGGATGGCGGTGCGGGGCCGGTACGCCCACGCCAAGGCGGTGATCCCCGGCGCCCGGCGGGACGCGACGGCCTGGGAGGTGGCCGGCGACCTGGCGGCGATGCTGCGGGACACCCCTGGGGCGCGGGCACTGATCCGGCACCTCGCCGACCCGGGCACCGCGCAACTGGGCTTCACCGCCAACAGGGCGGTGCCGACGGCCACGTACGACGCGGACCCGATGACCGGCCGCGTCGACGCGACCCTGCGGGCCCGGGGGACGATGCGCTGCTGGGACGCCAGCGACGCGATGCCGCCTGCGATGCGGGACGCGTTCCACCAGGCGGCGCTGCGGTTCCTGGCGGCCCCGGACGAGCTGCCGCAGCGGCTGGCCGTGCTGGAGGAGATGCGGGCCCGGCACAGGGACGCCGCGTGGCTGCCGACGGTGTGCGGCAACGGCTGA
- a CDS encoding VWA domain-containing protein produces MTPESGGDGMARTAAGLEVSQWKYLSTESREQEMHVVLTVRVDGAAAAGTGGTGAGTGARADAGAGTDGTGTGPGHGPGPGPGFGPGHGHGKANDTGPGRADDTAPAAALLAQVLVVDCSGSMTWPQEKFRAARQAAAAAIRMLPPGTPFAVVQGTEAAVMAYPTRERMALSSESRRRRAESALHRLVAGGGTCIGAWLDLAGRLLAEQGAPIGHVLLLTDGRNEHDSSMPLDAVLDTWEGRFVCDAWGIGDGWDARELLRVTRRLHGSAGAVREESALPGEYEKLTARLLTKTVPELTVEVTPVPGAQVRYLKQVFPTEADLEPAGPPGPDGTYRFTTRAWGDETRRYHLCIAADPTGRPRREDLQLAVVALASAAAGPGPRLPPPRPCVVHWTDDPALSRHTDTQVAHFQLYGELGQAVAAAADAYRRGDREAAEQHLGRGVRLAHTVGAARPLADFQRLVVVEDAATGRVRLRPDLAPVDFEHLITASSHSTYGPEQDDGDTPDGPGAGPAPATVACPACDGRAPATARFCPRCGHRLRERP; encoded by the coding sequence ATGACGCCGGAAAGCGGTGGGGACGGCATGGCGCGCACGGCCGCCGGCCTGGAGGTCAGCCAGTGGAAGTACCTCTCGACGGAGTCCCGCGAGCAGGAGATGCACGTGGTGCTGACCGTCCGCGTGGACGGCGCGGCGGCCGCCGGGACGGGCGGCACCGGAGCCGGTACGGGCGCCCGCGCCGACGCCGGAGCCGGTACGGACGGCACAGGCACAGGACCCGGACATGGACCGGGACCCGGGCCCGGTTTCGGCCCCGGCCACGGCCACGGCAAGGCCAACGACACCGGCCCCGGCAGAGCCGACGACACCGCCCCCGCGGCGGCCCTCCTCGCCCAGGTCCTCGTCGTGGACTGCTCCGGCTCCATGACCTGGCCGCAGGAGAAGTTCCGCGCCGCCCGCCAGGCCGCCGCGGCCGCGATCCGGATGCTGCCGCCCGGCACACCGTTCGCCGTCGTCCAGGGCACCGAGGCCGCCGTCATGGCCTACCCGACGCGCGAACGGATGGCCCTCTCGTCCGAGAGCCGGCGCCGCCGCGCCGAGTCCGCCCTGCACCGCCTGGTCGCGGGCGGCGGCACCTGCATCGGCGCCTGGCTCGACCTGGCCGGGCGGCTCCTCGCCGAGCAGGGCGCGCCCATCGGCCACGTCCTGCTCCTTACGGACGGCAGGAACGAGCACGACAGCTCCATGCCGCTCGACGCCGTACTGGACACCTGGGAAGGACGGTTCGTCTGCGACGCCTGGGGCATCGGCGACGGCTGGGACGCCCGCGAACTGCTGCGCGTCACCCGTCGGCTGCACGGCAGCGCCGGAGCCGTACGGGAGGAGTCCGCGCTGCCCGGCGAGTACGAGAAGCTGACGGCCCGGCTCCTCACCAAGACGGTGCCCGAGCTGACCGTCGAGGTCACACCCGTGCCGGGGGCCCAGGTCCGGTACCTGAAGCAGGTGTTCCCCACCGAGGCGGACCTGGAGCCCGCCGGGCCGCCGGGGCCGGACGGCACGTACCGCTTCACCACCCGCGCCTGGGGCGACGAGACCCGCCGCTACCACCTGTGCATCGCCGCCGACCCGACCGGCCGTCCCCGCCGCGAGGACCTCCAGCTGGCCGTCGTCGCGCTCGCTTCGGCCGCCGCCGGCCCCGGCCCGCGGCTGCCGCCGCCGCGCCCCTGCGTCGTCCACTGGACGGACGACCCGGCCCTGTCGCGGCACACCGACACCCAGGTCGCCCACTTCCAGCTGTACGGGGAGCTCGGCCAGGCCGTCGCCGCCGCGGCCGACGCCTACCGCAGGGGCGACCGCGAGGCCGCCGAGCAGCACCTCGGCCGGGGCGTCCGGCTCGCCCACACGGTCGGCGCCGCCCGGCCGCTCGCCGACTTCCAGCGGCTGGTGGTGGTCGAGGACGCGGCCACCGGACGGGTACGGCTCCGCCCCGACCTGGCCCCGGTGGACTTCGAGCACCTGATCACCGCGAGCAGCCACAGCACGTACGGGCCCGAGCAGGACGACGGCGACACCCCCGACGGCCCCGGCGCGGGCCCCGCGCCCGCCACCGTGGCCTGCCCGGCGTGCGACGGCCGGGCGCCCGCCACCGCCCGCTTCTGCCCCCGCTGCGGCCACCGCCTCCGGGAGCGGCCGTGA